Below is a window of Oryza brachyantha chromosome 10, ObraRS2, whole genome shotgun sequence DNA.
CTTTCAAGGCCAATACAAAACACAATAAATAATCTTGTAGCCAAACATGCATTTTTCACAAAAGTTTCGTCCGGAAAATTACCGTATATAGCTGTGATGGCATAAGATTGTCCGCAGTCGTATTATTCCTTTGTCATGGTCAGAGCTGCATCCTCCCGTTCCATGATAACCTTCTGTTCTGTAGCTGAATAGCGATGCCTGTGCCTATTCCCTATTCCCAGATGCTTACGATGACCACGAGCAAATGAAGGAGATAACTTCTGAGGACTACTgcaaattatgaataaaacggTTCAAAGTAATTCAGCCTTTAAAGGTGTGGCTTCATTACGAAAAGACCTCACCATGCgtaaaatgaaaaatcaatCATAGCACTGTTTATACGTCGCACAGATATGCATAGTATTGTCTTAatcttttttatctatttttcaatatacAAGATTATCTGCAGGACTCTAGCAAAATTTACCTGGAACAAATCCATCTCAAACGTGTAACCAACTAGAGACTGTACGCACCACCATACTCCAAAACAGAGTCCCATATGCCACAACAGAGTCCAAGAGCTACGGTCTCATGAATGATCTTGATTAGCTGTGAAAAATGCTGTTTCCACTATCAAGTAAATCATCCCGAGTGGATTTATGCCTCAAAATTCTTTATATTGCATAAACAGTTTTGTTAGGTGTAGCTACATTAAACATGATTGATAAGCACAATGGCCCATTAGTTAATTTGTTAAGTCATAAATACCTGAGATTAGCGAAATCACCAGTAATCTCCGCATGAACAAGAGCCACTGCTGAAATGATGGAATCTGTTTGTATCCCTGACAACAATCTCCCGCTTGAAAACTTTGGAGACATATTTGAATGCAGAATGGCAATCCCCACATATCCTAATATTCTTCATGATCCGAATGGTTGCCCCTGAAGGCAGGTTGATCAGTGCAAATGCGAGCGCTATCTTCTCACTGTGATACTGTAAATTTGCCTGCCTCTCTCGTTCATCTACATGCAGAAGCACATAATCTGTGTTAGGAGCATACCCTGCTTTCCTAATCTGTATGCTTATCTCCTCCCACTTCTTATATATCTCTTCTGATCTTGGATGGGTGTCATCATTTGCCACAAACATGTGCACTGAATTCTCTATCTCCACCCAACTACACGCAGGTTCCTTCTTCACACCAGTTGCCTTCATCATCTTCCTCACTCTAGCAGCAGCATCCCATTGGCCTGTGGAAGCATATATGTTGTAAAGCAACACAGGTGGACCAGTGTCATCTGGGTCAAGTTCAAATACATGATCGGCTGCAAATTGCCCTATTTTGGCATTCTTATGCATTCTACAAGCCCCAAGCAAGGCTCCCCAAACAGCAGCAGTTGGCTTCATGggcattttaaatataaagacAAGAGCATTAGTCAGTAAACCAGCTCGGCCAAGGAGATCAACAACCGTCACGTAGTGGTCAATCGCTGGTTCCAAGTTGTACTCCTTCATCAAGTAAAAGTACCTCTTGCCTTCCTTCACCAGCCCTGCATGGCTACAAGCAGTCAAAATGGAAACGAAAGTAATCTGGTTCAGGTGAATGCCACATTTCCTCATCTCTTCAAAATGGGTGACTGCTTCTCTGCCAAGCCCATACTGTGCAAATGCTGTGAGCATTGAGTTCCAAGTAACTAAATCCTTCTCGTCCACACGGTCAAAAATTTTCCTTGCATCAGTCATGCTCCCTGACTTTGCATACATGTCAAGTATTGTGTTCCCAACAAATGCACTCAGTTTCTGCCCAGATTTAATCATGTGTGCATGCACCCACTTACCCTGTTCAAGTGCACCTATACCAGCAATGGCAGTAAACACACTTGAGTATGTAAAATGTGTTGCCTCAAATCCATTCCTCTGCATCTCAGCAAACTTTAACAGTGTGGTCTCTCCATCTCCCTTTCTTGCAAATCCAGCAATCAACACGCTCCAAGAAACCCCATTCTTTGATTCAAGCTGGTCAAACACCTTAATGGCCAAATCCATTCTTCCACACCTCGCATACATGTCAAGAAGTGTAGTCCCAACATAGACATCATCGTGCCAGTCATACTTCACTGCGAGTGCATGGATCTGTTCCCCGATACCACTGCTTGCGCTAGCACCAGCTGCCTTGAGGAGACTTGCAAATGTGAAATTGTTCGGCTTGAATCGCCCTCTAAGCATCCCAGGGAGCAGCCCAAGGGCCTCATCGGGCATGTCGTTCTGCGTATACCCCGCAATGAGAGAGGTCCAAGAGCACATGTCGCGCCTCgacatttcgtcgaacacccgTCGCGCGTCGGCCACACCGCCGCACTTGCAGTACAGGTGGATGAGCGAGTTTTCCAGGAAGACGCTGCCCGCGAGCTGGGAGCCGGCCAGGTGGGCGTGGATCGTCCTGGCATCGCCCAGGCTCTTGTACTGCGCGCAGGCGATGATAAGCGAGTGATAGAGGCGTTGGGTGGCGGCGAGCTCGCCAGCATCCAAGCGATCGAGAGTGCCGCGGAggccggtggaggcggcggggacgggggTGTCCTCGACGCAGGAGGTGAGGCCGGCCGCTGAGGCGCAGCGTCGAAGGGCgtctcggcggcggagaaggcggtcgaggaggagaagaCTGCGGCACTGATCTCTCATGGTGGAGGTCATAAGGACACGGGTGGTGCTCGACGCTTTGCCTCAGAGAAGGCGAGAAGGAACGAGGCCGTGGACTTCGAGACGTGACGGCgtggggcgcggcggccggctgcCAGCGGGACAGCCCCATGGCCAGCCGCCGGCCCACAGCATGAGGACGCCCAAGTCGATCGGTGTAGAGCGTCGAGGGCGGAGAAGGAGCgggtcggtggcggcggtagTGCGTGGAAGGGGCagagaggcggaggaggcggaggagggaaGTGCGTTGGAGgagcggcgccgacggcggccgcggtggGGTTCGGTGTGCGAGCGATGGGAGGCTGCGTCAGCCGTTGGATCGGAGATGAAGTGGGTGTCGATGTTAGCTTGGGCAGAGTTATGGCAGAATGGCGGCCGCACAACAAGTTTGTACTCGCATTTGACATTGTCGAGAGATACTAGCTCTGTGGGATAAAGTAagatgattgatttttttaattagatcatttgttttatttaaaaatttagtttaaatataaaaaaggtaagacatgcttaaagttcttttgataacaAAGTAtgccacaagcaaaataaatgatatttctataattttttgaataagacaaatagtcaaacattgcaaccaaaaagttaaatatcttacattattaaaCGGAGGAAATAAAAAGGATGGGTCGGTATAACATTTACTTATCCTAATCttttttctgcttatgtttataacctaaaatttaaatttttaatcttaaattttaccgaaatttgtttttcaaccttagtttttagatcgttaagaatatgtatataaaatttttattcataaactattttttatttgtaaatatgtcagaAAAAACATTCACCCCCTAAGATTATGAGGATTGTTTGTTAAGGAGATGGAGTCATGCGCTAGGTTATTTTTTCCTCGTCCTCTGGTGAGCTTAGACTCATTCTAGCAACATAGTAGTTCTAGGGCATCCTAATCCTCTTTTGATTAAGGTTGGTTGTATTTTAAGGACTTATTTCTTGATGTTCTCGAATTGAGTGTTAGACAACGTGTGTAATCTAGGTTCACATGATCACAGTTAGTTCTTCTTAAATTCCATGATGGACTCCATGGAAATTTGTTGTGAAGTCTAGTGAAGCTCGTACTAAAATCCATGAGTGAAAAACAAACCTTCAACATATGTCATTCCCATAGAGGCAAATGAAGAAGATTATCCGTTAACAAGTGGTGTACACATCAAATATGTTGTCCTAGCGGCAATGTTGCATCACCCTATTAATTTTATCCATTACTTATGCATGGGTTTCATCTGGAATTTGGTTTTCTTAGTTCAATTAGCATTACTTTACCTTCCGAAAGGATGGTTTTTCACTTTTCGTAATATATTCAGCACTTATTCCCTAAGCTTTGTCTTTATTATATAGTAAAAGTTATAGAATTGCTAACCATCATTCCGCATAAAATCTATCCCCAAATCTAGCAGATTTTAGGCTACTGGATGTGTTTCACTATTCGTGCTCTAGTGCCCTTCTTCTCCAACTTTGGCAATCTCCATCTCTTCACCAGCGGCAGCAACGACCCCCAAACTCCACAAAGAACCTACGAATTAGGGTTTGAGGTTGGGATCAAGGGAGGAAGGGGTTTGAAGAGCAGGAAAGATGAGAGGGTTTATCCGTGCTTAGAGAGATGACCATGGGAGGTAGTGGATTGTTGGTGATGGTGGAAAGGGGTAGGCGATGAGGCAGTGTCGATGCTGCCAAAGTTGCCGGGATGGAGGAGGGTGGTGGGCTAGCATCATAGGTAGGGGCGAGGGGAATAGAGAGGTTAGGAGGCAAAGGATAACGCTGGTGGATTTGGCAATGCGAGCTACCAGGGATAGAGAAGGAGGGCAGGGCAGGAGAACACTCCGGGGCTCGAGAAGACGACCAAATGATTAGGTGGTGATGGATCTGATGGCTCACCAATGGTGGAGGAGAGGGTATGGGTATCTGGCCAGACCTCAGGAAGAAGCGGGCGCACTGTGGAGGGCTCGTAATGTCAACTCCTCGTGCTTGCACATTGCCACAATAAGGTAGAAATAGATAATAAGAAGATATGTAGGCATGTGGAGTGTGGTATCTTAATCCAACTGCCTAGGATTTGCAAGAATTCATAGAGTTTTAAGTTAAATGTAATATAGACCGTCTCTAAAAATTATGAGTTTGAAAGAATTATAAATAAAGAGCAATTCAAATAAGAAGACATCCACCGAGAAATAGATAGAAATAAGCACAAGACAGTATGcactttttcctttcttggaAAATGGCATCTTCTATTTCCCCTAGATCTTTTTTATGTCTTTGAAGCTTTTTGTTGGTTGGGTAAAAATTTCCATAGTTGGAGAGATTAACATGAGATAAGTGATATAAATCGAACCTACACCTTTTAGTTCATGAGAGGAGCTCTAGCCTCTAGCCAACTAAGGTATACTCCTAAATTGAATAGGTATaacaatcaaattaatttaatataagCATAACATGAAATAAACACcctaataaattaataactcCTTGGTAATTGATATTATGTCCAAGATtacaagaaaatatagaactaaaacaaatattaattaattcataagtGTTGGAGGATAACTCCTTGAACAAGGGATCGTGCTAGACCCTCTTTTATGGTTTGGCCCAAGGGACGCGGTCAAAAAGGTGTTAGGAGGGATTTTGGAGAAGAAAGGTGAATGCAGTGGAAAAATTTGAGTTGGCAAGTATTCAGATCAGGTCGTGCAGATGAATAATACTCTGCTCCTatcatgatgatgatgatgaactgaatagggtcccccctccccccccccccccggctaAGCACTCCTTTTAACACTACAAGTGTTTTCACAATACTCGATGAAAAATGGCAATATGAAAACAATAAATGTCCAATGCCCAATTGATGGGAAGACTACAATGACATCATAAATGCTTCTTATGGTCTCCTAGGGAGCATTTAATGAGCCGAGATGTTGCTGCTGAAGCATTTAATGAGCCTACACGTCATCTAACATTCCTTCCCTATTCTAGTTCTTGGCAGTCAACATAGCTCCCAAAACCGGACATCTTTGTCATGTCACATTCACTAGATAAGATAGATGTTATCCTTACACATACGAATAATAATGATGATGGAATTGGTAGGATGGGTGTTTTAGGGGTGTGCGTGCACCAAATCTCCTTTTGTGCGCACACACCCATTGAAATGCATTAGCATAGGCAGATAGGGGCTCCCTGTGGTGTCAATCTAACACCCGATGCATAGGTAATCGGTTGTTCATGCCCTTACTCATTTGGGGCACGTGGCGATAAGCATTGAGCAGCAACCGGCTCGTTGCCCCCTTTGCTGATTTGGCAGGTTCGGGTGTAGGGCCATCCGTCACCCCATCTCGTAGATCACGTTGGGGAGGTCCTTGTTCTTCAGATGCCTCTTTCCATCGGCAATGGAGACTCTGGTTCCTATATTATTGAGAATGAGagatcttattttaaaataatatataaccGGCTTTTTTTCAACATAACCTACACTCACTTCACTTTTGGTTCAATAAGATGCAAATGAgtacacaaaaagataattgaaccaccaccactaccatGCATTGTTAgggatatttaattattgccATCCTTAGATTTGGCATTTAATCGATGTGGACcatggacccacatgtcatagacacatcaagtggtaaatatataaacataacatTGTAgcagtaga
It encodes the following:
- the LOC102701583 gene encoding pentatricopeptide repeat-containing protein At3g24000, mitochondrial; the protein is MTSTMRDQCRSLLLLDRLLRRRDALRRCASAAGLTSCVEDTPVPAASTGLRGTLDRLDAGELAATQRLYHSLIIACAQYKSLGDARTIHAHLAGSQLAGSVFLENSLIHLYCKCGGVADARRVFDEMSRRDMCSWTSLIAGYTQNDMPDEALGLLPGMLRGRFKPNNFTFASLLKAAGASASSGIGEQIHALAVKYDWHDDVYVGTTLLDMYARCGRMDLAIKVFDQLESKNGVSWSVLIAGFARKGDGETTLLKFAEMQRNGFEATHFTYSSVFTAIAGIGALEQGKWVHAHMIKSGQKLSAFVGNTILDMYAKSGSMTDARKIFDRVDEKDLVTWNSMLTAFAQYGLGREAVTHFEEMRKCGIHLNQITFVSILTACSHAGLVKEGKRYFYLMKEYNLEPAIDHYVTVVDLLGRAGLLTNALVFIFKMPMKPTAAVWGALLGACRMHKNAKIGQFAADHVFELDPDDTGPPVLLYNIYASTGQWDAAARVRKMMKATGVKKEPACSWVEIENSVHMFVANDDTHPRSEEIYKKWEEISIQIRKAGYAPNTDYVLLHVDERERQANLQYHSEKIALAFALINLPSGATIRIMKNIRICGDCHSAFKYVSKVFKREIVVRDTNRFHHFSSGSCSCGDYW